The following proteins are encoded in a genomic region of Debaryomyces hansenii CBS767 chromosome G complete sequence:
- a CDS encoding DEHA2G09240p (similar to uniprot|Q02883 Saccharomyces cerevisiae YPL103C FMP30) — MQSYYRFRYLSIVSSPAYFIFSCTKIKKIAIDVQLLLYKHINCQHIMVTSLFSFKAKVGIGLFLSYTSFEVYMHLRTKQIISQRKQEYEKFSNSLDTNSIDKDVDFSKFKSATVAGMFVNPFDEYRPQTAFEFLLVRIMEVFESLYGNSIELHRKVTEEGASDVEGVLQSYKPDLELIRQNSILFQECISRNNFKNLTSTYNGWLNVFPTKSLPPLGHQMIFTWLGQSCSLVQISGINFLTDPILSKHLIAESFGPKRLMESSMSFEDIKYATNNNINFTLVSHDHPDHLEMNVVRKIGNSTTWILPLGLKKKFARNGIYNVIEMDWWDSVPLNQYISNEANLTDNYEVVCVPAMHWSGRYIFDSNTTLWCSYIIKRNGEALLYHAGDTGYSKELFKIIGAKYSPINLSLLPIGQYCPSWHQKPRHISPQESLQICECVSSKFMMGIHWGTFKLSSEPILEPKHLLEQYAAIMGKSDSYRAPHLGLTYVYDLEKKSIEER; from the coding sequence ATGCAACTGTATTATAGATTTCGTTATCTCTCAATTGTACTGTCTCCTGCGTATTTTATCTTTAGTTGcaccaaaatcaaaaagattGCGATTGATGTACAATTACTACTATACAAGCATATAAACTGTCAACATATTATGGTAACTAGTCTATTTTCGTTCAAAGCGAAGGTTGGTATAGGTCTATTTTTGTCATATACCTCATTCGAGGTTTACATGCATCTAAGAACGAAACAGATTATATCGCAAAGGAAACAGGAATATGAAAAGTTCAGTAATTCCTTGGATACAAATTCTATAGATAAAGATGTTGATTTTAGCAAATTCAAGTCGGCTACGGTTGCTGGTATGTTTGTTAATCCGTTTGATGAATATAGGCCTCAGACTGCATTTGAATTCCTACTTGTTCGAATCATGGAAGTGTTCGAAAGTCTTTATGGAAATCTGATTGAATTGCATAGGAAAGTAACCGAAGAAGGTGCTAGTGATGTCGAAGGAGTGTTGCAGTCATATAAACCTGATCTAGAATTAATCAGACAAAACtctatattatttcaagaatGCATAAgtagaaataatttcaagaacTTAACAAGTACATATAATGGATGGCTTAATGTTTTTCCCACAAAATCACTACCACCTTTAGGGCACCAAATGATATTCACTTGGTTAGGACAATCCTGCTCATTAGTGCAAATTTCTGGTATAAACTTCTTAACAGACCCAATTTTAAGTAAGCATCTAATAGCTGAGTCTTTCGGCCCGAAGAGATTAATGGAATCTTCAATGTCTTTTGAAGATATCAAATACGCTACCAATAACAACATTAACTTTACATTGGTATCGCATGATCATCCAGACCATTTAGAAATGAATGTTGTTAGGAAAATTGGCAATTCAACTACTTGGATCTTGCCATTGGGGTTAAAAAAGAAGTTTGCCAGAAATGGCATATATAACGTTATTGAAATGGATTGGTGGGATTCCGTACCATTAAATCAGTACATAAGTAATGAAGCTAATTTGACAGATAATTATGAGGTTGTATGTGTCCCAGCTATGCATTGGTCTGGGAGGTACATTTTTGACTCGAATACCACGTTATGGTGTTCATATATAATCAAACGTAACGGAGAAgcattattatatcatGCGGGTGATACGGGTTATCTGAAGGAactatttaaaattatcgGTGCAAAGTACTCTCCAATAAATTTGTCTTTATTGCCTATAGGACAATACTGTCCGTCATGGCATCAGAAACCTAGACATATTTCGCCACAAGAGTCACTACAAATCTGTGAATGCGTCTCTTCAAAATTCATGATGGGAATCCATTGGGGGACTTTCAAGCTTAGTAGTGAACCTATCCTAGAGCCAAAGCATTTATTAGAACAATATGCTGCCATTATGGGGAAATCTGACAGCTATAGAGCACCACACTTAGGACTAACTTACGTTTACgatttagaaaaaaaaagCATTGAAGAACGctga
- a CDS encoding DEHA2G09262p (similar to uniprot|Q02889 Saccharomyces cerevisiae YPL098c unknown function), producing MPPVQQYQYAAQQPSNFEKFKMGAIMGSTVGVCVGVLFGGFSILQNGAGPNGVMRTLGQYIMGSVGTFGLFMSIGSVIRSDADFQAYQRAMMHSQQAKLRAIYRNE from the coding sequence ATGCCACCTGTtcaacaatatcaatatgCTGCTCAGCAACCGTcaaactttgaaaaattcaaaatggGTGCCATAATGGGTTCCACTGTGGGAGTCTGTGTTGGTGTCTTATTTGGAGGGTTTTCTATCTTACAAAATGGTGCTGGACCAAATGGTGTGATGAGAACATTAGGTCAATATATCATGGGTTCAGTCGGTACATTTGGTTTGTTTATGTCTATTGGATCTGTGATCAGATCGGACGCAGATTTCCAAGCATACCAAAGAGCCATGATGCACTCGCAACAAGCTAAATTGAGAGCTATTTACAGAAATGAATAG
- a CDS encoding DEHA2G09284p (no similarity) yields the protein MIIYAVNVKLYLNCCSTHNNSMVFTSIIVGWKVVHDLPKMC from the coding sequence ATGATAATTTATGCTGTTAACGTTAAGCTTTACTTAAATTGCTGTTCAACCCATAATAATTCCATGGTTTTTACGCTGATCATAGTTGGCTGGAAGGTCGTGCACGATTTACCAAAAATGTGttga
- a CDS encoding DEHA2G09306p (similar to uniprot|P43594 Saccharomyces cerevisiae YFR011C) — translation MGSSASKPETKVFTPSTPIDFSASFLSQLENSSESDYSRAQYTEKYIQDRVAAELRKLEQETVKNFQSVTNDSLIQDNKPGLSVNASNEKLEKLTKILEENVKLAKVEVSKDVQEARGEVIKCLKDNKGKSLNCWDEVEAFTKLIKEL, via the exons ATGGGTTCATCAGCTTCTAAACCAGAGACTAAAGTCTTCACTCCATCAACACCAATTGATTTCAGTGCATCATTTTTGTCCCAGTTGGAAAACTCGTCGGAA TCTGATTATTCTCGTGCCCAATAcactgaaaaatatattcagGATAGAGTTGCTGCAGAATTAAGGAAACTAGAACAAGAAACAGTCAAAAACTTCCAATCAGTAAcaaatgattcattaattcaagACAACAAGCCGGGGTTATCAGTCAATGCATCGAATGAAAAGCTCGAAAAATTAACCAAGATCTTAGAAGAGAATGTTAAGTTGGCCAAGGTTGAAGTCAGCAAAGATGTGCAAGAAGCCAGAGGAGAAGTTATCAAATGTTTGAAGGATAATAAGGGAAAAAGCTTGAACTGCTGGGACGAAGTTGAAG